Proteins encoded together in one Gemmatimonadota bacterium DH-78 window:
- a CDS encoding CopD family protein codes for MIEPGPLLSLIGTLVRFTTFTAMAVLVGAATWRWAMRGAEPASDSPWGTPRRWGMLAAALLVPLAAARFGVLLVEFRDPMETWGEAAAIVATLPTARVWMWQAVIAGVTALALVARVWSFATLGALALSFIPALSGHAMAVSPGRNWAVALDGAHVIGAGLWIGTLALLSVRLRHGPVLPAGSGPGLVRRFSPLALAGAGVVVATGVIGTLLHLDLAGGVALLGNDWVRVLLAKTAVVGGVALLGFLNWRRATPDYEASDEPTGILRTMRIELALGGLAFLLAAVLVVMSPPG; via the coding sequence ATGATCGAGCCCGGTCCTCTGCTCTCGCTGATCGGAACGCTCGTGCGCTTCACCACCTTCACCGCGATGGCGGTGCTGGTGGGAGCTGCCACATGGCGGTGGGCGATGCGCGGGGCGGAGCCGGCATCCGACTCCCCATGGGGGACTCCGCGCCGGTGGGGGATGCTGGCAGCGGCACTGCTGGTCCCGCTCGCGGCGGCCCGCTTCGGCGTGTTGCTGGTGGAGTTTCGGGACCCGATGGAGACCTGGGGCGAGGCGGCCGCGATCGTGGCCACCCTCCCGACGGCTCGCGTGTGGATGTGGCAGGCGGTGATCGCGGGAGTCACGGCGCTGGCCCTGGTCGCGCGCGTCTGGTCGTTCGCCACCCTCGGGGCCCTGGCGCTCTCGTTCATCCCGGCCCTCTCGGGCCACGCGATGGCGGTCTCGCCCGGTCGCAACTGGGCGGTCGCGCTCGACGGTGCCCACGTGATCGGCGCCGGCCTCTGGATTGGAACACTGGCTCTGCTTTCAGTGCGTCTGCGGCACGGACCGGTACTGCCGGCGGGCTCGGGGCCCGGTCTGGTGCGTCGCTTCTCACCCCTCGCCCTCGCGGGGGCCGGGGTGGTGGTGGCCACGGGAGTGATCGGCACCCTGCTGCACCTCGACCTGGCCGGGGGCGTCGCGCTGCTGGGCAACGACTGGGTGCGCGTGCTGCTCGCGAAGACGGCGGTGGTCGGGGGGGTGGCGCTGCTCGGGTTCCTCAACTGGCGGCGCGCGACGCCCGACTATGAGGCGAGCGACGAGCCCACCGGGATCCTCCGCACGATGCGGATCGAGCTGGCTCTCGGCGGCCTCGCCTTTCTGCTCGCCGCTGTTCTCGTCGTGATGTCTCCCCCCGGATGA
- a CDS encoding fused MFS/spermidine synthase codes for MSVPPGAPAPARRSSGWLWLLATFALLVLVGVLGTWLQPDVLFEGQGSFASVEVVEHPDGLRELTFDGGPARQSALYPDDPLRLVLPYSRTAMIGPALVAPDARMLFVGLGGGAMPRFVHATHPAARIEVAEIEPLVVQAARDWFGFETDARMQVHTTDGRAFIEAADPGRWDLIVLDAFAEDGVPDALTTREFLEAVQRALAPGGVVASNLHTAVDEYPGMVATYQAVFEQVVEVDVSGRRQRILLAAGAMPVLTEGALAEAARAWEGRIGVELGLPAEVVAGFRVPDARGAAVLVDGS; via the coding sequence GTGTCCGTTCCGCCCGGTGCGCCCGCACCCGCCCGCCGATCCAGCGGATGGCTCTGGCTGCTGGCGACCTTCGCGCTGCTCGTACTCGTGGGGGTGCTGGGCACCTGGCTGCAGCCCGACGTGCTCTTCGAGGGGCAGGGGAGCTTCGCCTCCGTCGAGGTGGTCGAGCACCCCGACGGGCTTCGCGAACTCACCTTCGACGGAGGCCCCGCGCGCCAGAGCGCGCTCTATCCCGACGATCCGCTGCGCCTCGTGCTGCCGTACTCCCGTACCGCGATGATCGGCCCCGCCCTCGTCGCGCCCGACGCCCGCATGCTCTTCGTGGGACTCGGAGGCGGGGCGATGCCGCGCTTCGTGCACGCCACGCACCCCGCTGCCCGCATCGAGGTGGCCGAGATCGAGCCGCTCGTCGTTCAGGCGGCCCGCGACTGGTTCGGCTTCGAGACCGACGCCCGCATGCAGGTACACACGACCGATGGCCGGGCCTTCATCGAGGCCGCCGATCCGGGGCGCTGGGATCTGATCGTGCTCGACGCTTTCGCCGAGGACGGAGTCCCCGATGCCCTCACTACGCGCGAGTTCCTGGAGGCGGTGCAACGGGCACTCGCACCGGGGGGCGTCGTGGCGAGCAATCTCCACACCGCGGTCGACGAGTACCCGGGCATGGTGGCCACCTATCAGGCGGTGTTCGAACAGGTGGTGGAGGTGGACGTATCCGGGCGGCGCCAGCGGATCCTGCTGGCGGCGGGCGCGATGCCGGTGCTCACCGAGGGCGCGCTCGCGGAGGCCGCGAGGGCGTGGGAAGGGCGTATCGGGGTAGAGCTGGGACTCCCGGCCGAAGTCGTCGCCGGATTCCGCGTGCCCGATGCGCGGGGTGCCGCAGTTCTCGTGGATGGGTCGTAG
- the secD gene encoding protein translocase subunit SecD: protein MKTLQSRLLFIALLVVGGVLSLLPRPVVERSLDPDSGRVVVDTVRRVPIALGLDLRGGSHLALEVDQSLGPVEDCADAIVRAERVIRGRMSEMGTTEPVVQRAGECRLIVELPGEGDLERARSIVQRTAFLELGLVDSSDRTDALREVLDGVIGERGMPVRGQMPGEYRVPETLVDTVTALLDGSLARRAVPRGHEVRWGTEATAIGGRAWRSFYLVENEALVTGEQLLNAVSTRDPVDAQPRVQFELTRSSGRAFGEATGRNVGEYLAIMLDGRVQGRPAVIQERIGSTGSIDLPGRTMREAGDLALVLRAGALPVPLQVVADGTVGPSLGSDSIAAGVRTSLLAVALVVLLMVGVYRFAGVLAVGALAMYLLGSVSGLALFGFTLTLPGIAGFALAIGMAVDANVLIFERIREELRAGRRPRLAVDTGFRHAMSAIVDSNITTALTAAILHLVGTEAVKGFALMLLIGLAASMFAAIFVTRTLFMLWFRKRGAAPTPVFRSVPGLNDPSFDLLRWQRWVLRASAVLVIGGALLLGARGPNYGIDFTGGTLLQVRTENVTTTAGIRSALEGTPLRDAEIQSFGSDRDYLVRTRIADAETGTGAGSGTEAVREHARAAFDAAFGVEAWELVRGEGIGPQVGEELQTKAALAVAGSFAATLAWLAVRFEGRFGVAAVAATAHDILATLAFISLLDLEVSLVTVAGVLTVIGYSLNDTIVIFDRVRENLRGSSGRDLRRVLADSINQTLPRTVLTTATTLVAALLLATLAGPVVRPLGMVMSFGIVVGTLSSIFVASPVLLWLSER, encoded by the coding sequence ATGAAGACGCTTCAATCACGTCTGTTGTTCATCGCGCTGCTCGTCGTCGGCGGCGTTCTCTCTCTCCTCCCGCGCCCGGTCGTCGAGCGCTCCCTGGATCCCGACAGCGGTCGGGTCGTGGTCGACACGGTCCGGCGGGTGCCGATCGCGCTCGGCCTGGATCTGCGCGGGGGAAGCCATCTCGCGCTGGAGGTCGACCAGTCGCTCGGACCCGTCGAAGACTGCGCGGACGCCATCGTCCGGGCCGAACGCGTGATCCGCGGGCGCATGAGCGAGATGGGCACCACCGAGCCGGTCGTGCAGAGGGCGGGGGAATGCCGACTCATCGTCGAGCTCCCCGGAGAGGGCGACCTCGAGCGCGCCCGCTCGATCGTGCAGCGAACGGCCTTTCTCGAACTCGGGCTCGTCGACTCGAGCGACCGCACCGACGCGCTGCGCGAGGTGCTCGACGGTGTGATCGGCGAGCGCGGCATGCCGGTGCGCGGCCAGATGCCCGGCGAGTATCGGGTGCCGGAGACGCTCGTCGACACCGTGACGGCCCTGCTCGACGGCTCCCTCGCCCGGCGCGCGGTACCGAGGGGGCACGAGGTGCGGTGGGGCACCGAAGCCACGGCGATCGGGGGGCGCGCCTGGCGTTCGTTCTACCTCGTCGAGAACGAGGCTCTGGTCACCGGTGAGCAGCTTCTGAATGCGGTGTCCACCCGCGACCCGGTCGACGCGCAGCCGCGGGTACAGTTCGAGTTGACCCGGTCGTCCGGCCGGGCCTTCGGTGAGGCGACGGGCCGGAACGTCGGGGAGTATCTGGCGATCATGCTCGACGGGCGGGTCCAGGGGCGGCCGGCCGTCATTCAGGAGCGCATCGGATCCACCGGCAGCATCGATCTTCCGGGCCGCACCATGCGCGAAGCCGGCGATCTGGCACTGGTGCTCCGTGCCGGGGCTCTGCCCGTGCCGCTCCAGGTGGTGGCGGACGGCACCGTCGGCCCCTCTCTCGGAAGCGACTCCATCGCGGCCGGGGTGCGCACGTCGCTGCTCGCGGTGGCGCTCGTGGTGCTGCTGATGGTCGGGGTCTACCGATTCGCGGGAGTGCTCGCCGTGGGTGCGCTCGCGATGTACCTGCTGGGATCGGTCAGCGGGCTCGCCCTCTTCGGCTTCACCCTGACGCTGCCCGGGATCGCCGGCTTCGCCCTGGCGATCGGCATGGCCGTCGACGCCAACGTGCTCATCTTCGAGCGCATTCGAGAGGAACTCCGCGCGGGACGGCGGCCGCGTCTGGCCGTCGACACCGGATTCCGCCACGCGATGAGCGCAATCGTGGACTCGAACATCACCACCGCGCTGACGGCCGCGATCCTCCATCTCGTGGGCACCGAGGCGGTGAAGGGGTTCGCGCTCATGCTGCTGATCGGCCTCGCCGCATCGATGTTCGCGGCGATCTTCGTGACCCGGACCCTCTTCATGCTCTGGTTCCGCAAGCGAGGGGCCGCCCCCACACCGGTGTTCCGCAGCGTACCGGGGTTGAACGACCCCTCCTTCGACCTGCTTCGGTGGCAGCGGTGGGTGCTGCGCGCCAGTGCCGTGCTCGTGATCGGGGGCGCCCTGCTGCTCGGCGCGCGCGGGCCGAACTACGGCATCGACTTCACCGGAGGCACCCTGCTCCAGGTGCGCACCGAGAACGTGACGACGACCGCAGGGATCCGCTCGGCGCTGGAGGGCACGCCCCTCCGGGATGCCGAGATCCAGAGCTTCGGGTCCGACCGCGACTACCTCGTGCGCACCCGCATCGCCGACGCGGAGACCGGCACCGGTGCGGGGTCGGGCACCGAGGCGGTGCGCGAGCACGCCCGTGCCGCCTTCGACGCCGCGTTCGGGGTCGAGGCGTGGGAGCTGGTGAGGGGCGAGGGCATCGGCCCCCAGGTCGGCGAGGAACTGCAGACGAAGGCCGCGCTCGCCGTGGCCGGAAGCTTCGCCGCCACCCTCGCCTGGCTCGCGGTCCGCTTCGAAGGCCGCTTCGGCGTCGCGGCGGTGGCGGCCACCGCCCACGACATCCTGGCCACCCTCGCGTTCATCTCGCTGCTCGACCTCGAGGTGAGCCTGGTGACGGTGGCGGGGGTGCTGACCGTGATCGGGTACTCTCTCAACGACACGATCGTGATCTTCGATCGCGTGCGAGAGAATCTGCGCGGCTCCTCGGGCCGGGATCTGCGCCGGGTGCTCGCCGACTCCATCAACCAGACCCTGCCGCGCACGGTGCTCACCACCGCCACGACGCTGGTCGCCGCTCTCCTGCTCGCCACGCTTGCCGGCCCCGTGGTGCGACCCCTGGGCATGGTGATGAGCTTCGGCATCGTGGTGGGGACGCTGTCGTCGATCTTCGTGGCGTCGCCGGTGCTGCTGTGGCTGAGCGAGAGGTGA
- a CDS encoding serine hydrolase produces MTPGGAAAQGARLTDDEVRSKIEARLAPQGTPGAVVGIREADGTRRFFAWGTAGQGRDPLSGGSVFEIGSISKAFNGLLMAEMVAAGDVSLDDAITRWLPEGVEPVPHGRSITLEDLATHRSGLQRLPGNLQIADASDPYAAYTEADLWDFLDGHSPAREPGAAYEYSNLGGGLAGHLLARAGGAEWEALLRERVLSPLGMDQTGTDLGWPESRRVAAHDLAGREVPWWHFPTLTATGGLRSTADDLFRLLDALAAPPQGTLGEAVRESTRPRADAGDGMWIGLLWHVVEIGDRTVVWHDGGTGGSRTILGFDPDSGEGVFVLTNSAHGADDLALHLLEPTVPLQLPEPRGDAVSVDAEVLAKYVGTYRFGPQFAIEVTVDGGSVVVQATGQPAFPTIAESETRFRLQGVEAAVSFEVDDSGRAVALILHQGGRSQRAPRAGG; encoded by the coding sequence ATGACTCCCGGTGGCGCCGCCGCTCAGGGGGCGCGCCTCACCGACGACGAGGTGCGCTCGAAGATCGAGGCCCGTCTGGCGCCCCAGGGTACGCCGGGCGCCGTCGTGGGTATCCGTGAAGCCGACGGCACCCGGCGCTTCTTCGCGTGGGGCACGGCCGGGCAGGGGCGCGATCCCCTGTCCGGCGGTTCCGTCTTCGAGATCGGCTCGATCTCCAAGGCCTTCAACGGACTGCTGATGGCGGAGATGGTCGCGGCGGGCGACGTGTCGCTCGACGACGCGATCACCCGCTGGCTGCCCGAGGGCGTCGAGCCCGTGCCCCACGGCCGCTCGATCACCCTCGAGGATCTCGCCACCCACCGCTCCGGACTGCAGCGGCTCCCGGGGAATCTGCAGATCGCCGACGCATCGGATCCGTATGCGGCCTACACGGAGGCCGACCTGTGGGACTTCCTGGACGGGCACAGCCCCGCCCGCGAGCCGGGCGCCGCGTACGAGTACTCGAATCTGGGCGGCGGTCTCGCGGGGCATCTGCTCGCACGGGCCGGCGGGGCCGAGTGGGAGGCGCTTCTGCGTGAGCGCGTGCTCTCCCCGCTCGGCATGGACCAGACCGGGACCGACCTCGGGTGGCCGGAGTCGCGCCGCGTGGCGGCGCACGACCTCGCGGGCCGCGAGGTGCCGTGGTGGCACTTCCCCACTCTCACGGCCACGGGCGGACTCCGATCCACCGCCGACGATCTCTTTCGCCTCCTCGATGCGCTCGCCGCGCCCCCGCAGGGTACCCTCGGCGAAGCGGTGCGCGAGAGCACTCGTCCTCGGGCGGACGCCGGCGACGGCATGTGGATCGGGCTCTTGTGGCACGTGGTGGAGATCGGCGACCGCACCGTCGTCTGGCACGACGGGGGAACCGGCGGCTCGCGCACGATTCTCGGCTTCGACCCCGATTCGGGAGAAGGCGTCTTCGTGCTCACCAACTCCGCGCACGGGGCCGACGACCTCGCGCTCCATCTGCTCGAACCGACGGTGCCCCTGCAGCTTCCCGAACCGCGGGGGGACGCCGTGTCGGTCGATGCGGAGGTGCTCGCGAAGTACGTCGGCACCTATCGTTTCGGCCCGCAGTTCGCCATCGAGGTGACCGTCGACGGGGGATCGGTCGTGGTGCAGGCCACCGGGCAGCCGGCCTTTCCGACGATCGCGGAGTCGGAGACGCGATTTCGCCTCCAGGGCGTGGAGGCCGCGGTCTCGTTCGAGGTGGACGATTCGGGGCGGGCGGTGGCGCTGATCCTGCACCAGGGCGGTCGAAGTCAGCGGGCGCCCCGCGCGGGGGGCTGA
- a CDS encoding cold-shock protein produces MRTRGTVKWFNDQKGFGFITPEDGSKDCFVHHSAIQGSGFKTLAEGATVEFDMVQGQKGPAAENVSTV; encoded by the coding sequence ATGCGTACCAGGGGAACCGTCAAGTGGTTCAACGACCAGAAGGGCTTTGGATTCATCACGCCGGAGGACGGTAGCAAGGACTGCTTCGTCCACCACAGTGCGATCCAGGGTTCCGGCTTCAAGACCCTCGCCGAGGGTGCCACGGTCGAGTTCGACATGGTGCAGGGCCAGAAGGGCCCGGCCGCGGAGAACGTTTCGACCGTCTGA
- a CDS encoding prolyl oligopeptidase family serine peptidase yields the protein MFARRLPLLLGSALLLSIAPVAAQQDAPAENPDIARYVTPPPEIERILRTDKNYAELDYLSPDGAHFLVPLENELSTLELMSKETYRLAELELRPQTDRLWHLDTYGIYDIRFYSMAQRRFVEVDVPDDTFLSDFTWSPDGSRIAFLAHLPSHTEVWTADPATGRASSLSDARVLATVGTSAGGQGNRPSNMLQWTPEGTLITLLVPEDRGPEPARNRIPDGPVTRHTRGEPTGSPTYPNLLEDEHDARLFEFYTTAQIAELAEGRAPRPIGEPGMVTSIQISPDGDWLMVDRMHRPFSYIASYRSFPTSSTLVSVADGSVVQTLSEQPLREGRGGFGGGGGGNGPRSFAWRPDGAGLTFLQRAERAEGAPADAPRPDRVMLATAPAFDLDAASVVIESADPIASGVTWSLDAAHAFASVRGDDGTSLVHWTVGGSNTPDVLLPPNDSDDPTDRPGDLWTRLTGNGIPYAMVTTDGDATWLEGDGLKADFRPQPFVDRVAFDGSITRVFEGARDSFDRPLAALDDDLEQMIVSRESKSDFPDSFLWSMDGGWGDNLTENVDPFPEITAARRLDFSFTRTDGLEVQGRVSLPVGYREGDRVPAIFWTYPREFEQAEQYTRSAIGARNHNAFTHMSWLRWSDMWLAAGYALVYPDIPIIGENYNDTYIASLIDAMYGAIRAVDGLGVIDIDRIGHGGHSYGAFATANILANAPFFKAGIAGDGAYNRSLTPDGFQAERRSIWEAPSTYIEMSPFFRADQIETPLLIYHGGDDNNTGTFPVQSRRLISALTILGKTAVLYEYPYESHTPRAIENKLDMWARFVDWFDRYVKDADTGTSAIVSDGEGPGGD from the coding sequence GTGTTCGCTCGCCGTCTGCCGCTGCTTCTGGGCAGCGCCCTGCTCCTGTCGATCGCCCCCGTGGCCGCACAGCAGGACGCCCCGGCCGAAAACCCCGACATCGCCCGGTACGTCACGCCACCGCCCGAGATCGAGCGGATCCTTCGGACCGACAAGAACTACGCGGAGCTCGACTACCTCAGCCCCGACGGCGCGCACTTCCTGGTCCCGCTCGAGAACGAGCTCTCCACCCTCGAGCTGATGTCGAAGGAGACGTATCGGCTGGCGGAGCTCGAACTGCGGCCGCAGACCGACCGTCTCTGGCACCTCGACACCTACGGCATCTACGACATCCGCTTCTATTCGATGGCCCAGCGGCGCTTCGTCGAGGTGGACGTGCCCGACGACACCTTCCTCAGCGACTTCACCTGGTCGCCCGACGGCAGCCGCATCGCCTTCCTCGCCCACCTTCCCTCCCACACCGAAGTGTGGACCGCCGACCCGGCCACCGGCCGCGCCTCGTCGCTGAGCGACGCCCGCGTGCTGGCCACCGTCGGCACCAGTGCCGGCGGCCAGGGCAATCGCCCCTCCAACATGCTCCAGTGGACTCCGGAGGGAACGCTGATCACCCTGCTGGTCCCCGAGGATCGGGGCCCGGAGCCGGCGCGAAACCGCATTCCGGACGGGCCCGTCACCCGCCACACCCGCGGGGAGCCCACCGGGAGTCCCACCTACCCCAACCTGCTCGAAGACGAGCACGACGCGCGGCTCTTCGAGTTCTACACGACGGCCCAGATCGCCGAACTCGCCGAGGGTCGCGCCCCGCGGCCGATCGGCGAGCCGGGCATGGTCACCTCCATCCAGATCAGCCCGGACGGCGACTGGCTGATGGTGGACCGGATGCACCGGCCCTTCTCCTACATCGCGAGCTACCGGAGCTTCCCCACCTCGTCCACCCTGGTGTCGGTGGCCGACGGATCGGTCGTGCAGACGCTGTCCGAACAGCCGCTGCGCGAGGGTCGCGGCGGATTCGGCGGGGGGGGAGGCGGCAACGGGCCGCGTTCCTTCGCCTGGCGGCCCGACGGCGCGGGGCTGACGTTCCTGCAGCGAGCCGAACGCGCCGAGGGCGCACCGGCCGACGCCCCCCGCCCCGACCGGGTGATGCTGGCCACCGCGCCCGCCTTCGATCTCGATGCGGCCTCGGTCGTGATCGAGAGCGCGGATCCGATCGCGAGCGGCGTGACCTGGTCGCTCGACGCGGCGCACGCATTCGCCTCGGTGCGCGGCGACGACGGCACTTCGCTCGTGCACTGGACGGTGGGCGGATCCAACACCCCCGACGTGCTCCTTCCGCCGAACGACAGCGACGATCCCACCGACCGGCCCGGCGACCTCTGGACCCGCCTGACCGGGAACGGAATCCCCTACGCCATGGTCACCACCGACGGCGACGCCACCTGGCTCGAGGGCGATGGGCTCAAGGCCGACTTCCGCCCGCAGCCCTTCGTCGACCGGGTGGCCTTCGACGGGTCGATCACCCGTGTGTTCGAGGGTGCGCGCGACTCGTTCGATCGACCGCTCGCCGCGCTCGACGACGACCTCGAGCAGATGATCGTCAGCCGGGAGTCGAAGAGCGACTTCCCCGACAGCTTCCTGTGGAGCATGGACGGGGGCTGGGGCGACAACCTGACCGAGAACGTCGATCCCTTCCCCGAGATCACCGCGGCGCGGCGGCTCGATTTCTCGTTCACCCGTACCGACGGCCTCGAGGTGCAGGGGCGGGTGTCGCTGCCGGTCGGCTACCGAGAGGGCGACCGGGTGCCCGCGATCTTCTGGACCTACCCTCGCGAGTTCGAGCAGGCCGAGCAGTACACCCGCTCCGCGATCGGCGCGCGGAATCACAACGCCTTCACCCACATGTCCTGGCTGCGCTGGTCGGACATGTGGCTCGCGGCCGGCTACGCCCTGGTCTACCCCGACATTCCGATCATCGGGGAGAACTACAACGACACTTACATCGCCAGCCTGATCGACGCGATGTACGGGGCCATCCGGGCGGTCGACGGGCTGGGCGTGATCGACATCGACCGCATCGGGCACGGCGGGCACAGCTACGGCGCCTTCGCCACCGCCAACATTCTCGCCAACGCGCCCTTCTTCAAGGCGGGCATCGCGGGCGACGGCGCCTACAACCGTTCGCTCACTCCCGACGGTTTCCAGGCCGAACGCCGCTCCATCTGGGAGGCGCCGAGCACCTACATCGAGATGTCGCCCTTCTTCCGGGCCGACCAGATCGAGACGCCGCTGCTCATCTACCACGGGGGCGACGACAACAACACCGGCACCTTCCCGGTGCAGTCGCGGCGCCTGATCTCCGCCCTCACGATCCTCGGCAAGACGGCGGTGCTCTACGAGTACCCCTACGAGTCGCACACCCCGCGCGCGATCGAGAACAAGCTCGACATGTGGGCCCGCTTCGTGGACTGGTTCGACCGCTACGTGAAGGATGCGGACACCGGGACCAGCGCGATCGTGTCGGACGGAGAGGGTCCGGGAGGCGACTGA
- a CDS encoding TolC family protein, whose protein sequence is MRGLGAVGVAWTMGVAASAPASASVMPAQTAQADTIEMTLNRMIDLALGNSFRIQQVNLNIERTRLRLKAERARLRSRVDLELSAPTLRAQSEPRFDTQLGTTRTFRENSNRYQGQLSVRQPVILFGFPTNGYISLNNRMHRFEEEGTDGEVRTEYFNEYFVRYTQPLFQPNNLKNDIEGAELDLEDSELDFYADVVSIIDQSSRSYLDLFRNASQRQIRARYVERLETALELASLAAQADPTRSIEVDQVNVELANAREQLQQAQSQFRLETSGLKTEYNLPQSAEITIDPVMVLDPVPIDLERAAQLAVDLTPRMRRLGIQLRESEISVEQTKGRGGVQVDFSVSYGTEKRDEYLSGVWEDPENSFSLDLEAAIPIWDWGERSARIQASEVGVRQTQLRIEQAILDIRTGIENEVRNVDEYQSRALAMQQTQDLATSITEQSLGQYAEGTVSVLDLLQTLRREVDTANTSLDTYLGWRRALLRLQQMTYYDFERDIPILDRYGIDFESTSPT, encoded by the coding sequence GTGAGGGGATTGGGTGCGGTCGGGGTGGCGTGGACGATGGGGGTGGCCGCGAGCGCACCGGCGAGCGCCTCGGTGATGCCGGCGCAGACCGCGCAGGCCGACACGATCGAGATGACCCTCAACCGCATGATCGACCTGGCGCTCGGAAACAGCTTCCGGATCCAGCAGGTCAATCTCAACATCGAGCGCACCCGTCTGAGGCTCAAAGCGGAGCGGGCGCGGCTCCGGTCGCGCGTGGACCTGGAGCTGAGCGCCCCCACCCTGCGCGCGCAGTCCGAGCCGCGGTTCGACACGCAGCTCGGTACCACCCGCACCTTCCGGGAGAACTCCAACCGCTACCAGGGCCAGCTCTCGGTGCGGCAGCCGGTGATTCTCTTCGGGTTCCCGACGAACGGGTACATCTCCCTCAACAACCGCATGCACCGGTTCGAGGAGGAGGGCACCGATGGAGAGGTGCGCACCGAGTACTTCAACGAGTACTTCGTGCGCTACACGCAGCCGCTCTTCCAGCCCAACAACCTCAAGAACGACATCGAGGGTGCGGAGCTGGATCTCGAGGACTCCGAGCTCGACTTCTACGCCGACGTGGTGTCGATCATCGATCAGTCGTCGCGCTCCTACCTGGATCTCTTCCGCAACGCGTCGCAGCGACAGATCCGTGCGCGGTACGTCGAGCGTCTCGAAACGGCCCTCGAACTCGCCTCGCTCGCGGCGCAGGCCGACCCCACCCGCTCGATCGAAGTGGATCAGGTCAACGTCGAGCTGGCCAACGCCCGGGAGCAGCTCCAGCAGGCGCAGAGCCAATTCCGCCTGGAGACCTCGGGGCTGAAGACCGAGTACAACCTCCCCCAGAGCGCCGAGATCACCATCGACCCGGTCATGGTGCTCGACCCGGTGCCGATCGACCTGGAGCGGGCCGCACAGCTCGCGGTCGACCTCACGCCGCGCATGCGGCGCCTCGGGATCCAGCTGCGCGAGAGCGAGATCTCGGTCGAACAGACCAAGGGGCGCGGCGGGGTGCAGGTCGATTTCTCGGTCTCGTACGGCACAGAGAAGCGCGACGAGTACCTGAGCGGCGTGTGGGAAGACCCTGAGAATTCCTTTTCCCTCGATCTCGAGGCCGCCATCCCGATCTGGGACTGGGGCGAGCGCAGCGCCCGGATCCAGGCGTCGGAGGTGGGGGTCCGCCAGACGCAGCTCCGGATCGAGCAGGCGATTCTCGACATTCGCACGGGCATCGAGAACGAGGTGCGCAACGTCGACGAGTATCAGAGTCGGGCGCTCGCGATGCAGCAGACGCAGGATCTGGCCACGAGCATCACCGAACAGTCGCTCGGCCAGTACGCCGAGGGCACGGTGTCGGTGCTCGACCTGCTCCAGACGCTGCGCCGTGAGGTCGACACCGCCAACACCTCGCTCGACACCTATCTCGGGTGGCGTCGCGCTCTGCTGCGGCTGCAGCAGATGACCTACTACGACTTCGAGCGCGACATCCCGATCCTCGACCGCTACGGCATCGACTTCGAGTCGACCTCGCCGACCTGA
- a CDS encoding copper resistance CopC family protein yields MVRSLFAVAVAVTALVSLDSDGQADDLRHLRLERAEPAVDTVVTTAPEELRLFYSEEPHLATTTVRMMAEDETAIELAAPAADAENKQLIRVGVEGDMAPGLYTVAWRTTSADGHVVRGDYRFTVREASGADGSR; encoded by the coding sequence ATGGTACGCAGCCTCTTTGCCGTCGCCGTCGCCGTCACCGCCCTCGTCTCGCTCGACTCGGACGGGCAGGCCGACGATCTGCGCCACCTCCGTCTGGAGCGTGCCGAGCCCGCGGTCGACACCGTGGTCACCACCGCCCCCGAGGAGCTGCGGCTCTTCTACTCCGAGGAGCCCCACCTCGCCACCACCACCGTGCGGATGATGGCCGAAGACGAGACGGCGATCGAGTTGGCCGCCCCGGCCGCCGACGCCGAGAACAAGCAGCTCATCCGCGTGGGCGTGGAGGGCGACATGGCCCCGGGCCTGTACACCGTCGCCTGGCGAACCACCTCGGCCGATGGTCACGTGGTGCGCGGCGACTACCGCTTCACGGTGCGGGAGGCCTCCGGCGCGGACGGCTCGCGATGA
- a CDS encoding protein secretion chaperonin CsaA encodes MKDTADYTAFAALDLRVGTVLSVEESRARKPTWRLTIDFGPEIGTRVSCGAFLNYTVEELVGQQVVAIVNLPTLKMGPERSEVFVLGVDDGAGGAVRISVEAPVPPGSIVS; translated from the coding sequence GTGAAAGACACCGCCGACTACACCGCCTTCGCCGCCCTCGACCTCCGGGTCGGGACCGTGCTCTCCGTGGAGGAGTCACGGGCCCGCAAGCCCACCTGGCGGCTCACCATCGACTTCGGTCCGGAGATCGGCACGCGGGTGTCGTGCGGGGCCTTCCTCAACTACACGGTCGAGGAGCTGGTCGGGCAGCAGGTGGTCGCGATCGTGAACCTCCCGACCCTGAAGATGGGTCCCGAGCGCTCGGAGGTGTTCGTGCTCGGCGTGGACGACGGCGCGGGCGGGGCGGTCCGGATCTCCGTGGAGGCGCCGGTGCCGCCCGGCTCGATCGTGTCGTGA